One segment of Fibrobacter sp. UWR4 DNA contains the following:
- the metG gene encoding methionine--tRNA ligase, which translates to MKNFYVTTPIYYVNDAPHIGHSYTTVLADILTRFHKILGYQTYFLTGTDEHGQKVQRAAAKREVTPQEHVDEYYHRFEDLWKKMGICNDFFIRTTYPEHKAYVQECLQKLWDKGEIYSKEYEGWYSVGEERFFSEDELDENKCDPISHRPVEWLKEKNYFFKMSKYQQQLIDHLNTNPDWIVPDYRRNEILGFLRQPLNDLCISRPKARLSWGIPLPFDTDYVTYVWFDALLNYVSASTAFHKTYADGTPIWPATYHLIGKDILTTHSVYWPTMLMALDIPLPKHILAHGWWLVNGGEKMSKSAGNVVKPMDYMEKYGNDAFRYYLAREMVVGQDANFTHDSFVRRINADLANDLGNVLNRVHKLVLTNFEGKLPAAVTMDDAANDVMNLAKKVIEDIKQDLPQARLSQSIENIMSLVRSINRYFEIKAPWKLAKDPALKDELATVLYVAAEAVRLSLCMLWPVIPTKAEEGLTMLGTKFESAEDLVWGLLKGGEVFGEGKPLFPRIDEEVNPQQQQQQAKPKQNKPLTAADVPAAMDLRAAKIVEVADHPDATSLYVLKVDAGEGELRTVCSGLKASYEASELKDRMILLFANLKPAPLRGIMSAGMLFAGDLEPETHKCRLVAVPEGAKPGDRALFKGVSPSEPRELKLKDFDKIALSVKNGEVFCTAGEGAAPIALEIGGKAVTCDVPEGNGVH; encoded by the coding sequence ATGAAGAACTTTTACGTTACTACTCCGATTTACTATGTGAATGACGCACCCCATATCGGTCATTCCTACACCACCGTCCTTGCAGACATTCTCACTCGCTTCCACAAGATTCTCGGCTACCAGACCTACTTTTTGACTGGTACCGACGAACACGGCCAGAAGGTGCAGCGTGCTGCTGCCAAGCGCGAAGTGACTCCGCAGGAACACGTGGACGAATACTACCACCGTTTCGAAGATTTGTGGAAGAAGATGGGCATCTGCAACGACTTCTTCATCCGCACCACCTATCCCGAACACAAGGCTTACGTGCAGGAATGCCTGCAGAAGCTGTGGGACAAGGGCGAAATCTATTCCAAGGAATACGAAGGCTGGTACTCTGTCGGCGAAGAACGTTTCTTCTCCGAAGACGAACTGGACGAAAACAAGTGCGACCCCATTAGCCACCGCCCGGTGGAATGGCTGAAGGAAAAGAACTACTTCTTCAAGATGAGCAAGTATCAGCAGCAGCTCATCGACCACTTGAACACCAACCCGGACTGGATTGTTCCCGACTACCGTCGTAACGAAATCCTGGGCTTCTTGCGTCAACCGCTGAACGACCTCTGCATTAGCCGCCCGAAGGCTCGCCTCTCCTGGGGTATCCCTCTGCCTTTCGACACGGACTACGTGACCTACGTCTGGTTCGACGCTCTGCTTAACTATGTGAGCGCCTCTACCGCATTCCACAAGACTTATGCCGATGGCACTCCCATCTGGCCCGCCACCTACCACCTGATCGGTAAGGACATTCTTACCACTCATAGCGTGTACTGGCCCACTATGCTCATGGCTCTGGACATTCCTCTGCCCAAGCACATCCTGGCTCACGGCTGGTGGCTGGTGAACGGCGGCGAAAAGATGAGTAAGTCTGCCGGTAACGTTGTGAAGCCCATGGATTACATGGAAAAGTACGGCAACGACGCTTTCCGTTACTACTTGGCACGCGAAATGGTGGTTGGCCAGGACGCAAACTTCACCCACGATTCCTTTGTCCGTCGCATTAACGCCGACCTGGCAAACGACCTGGGCAACGTTCTGAATCGCGTCCACAAGCTGGTGCTTACCAACTTCGAAGGCAAGCTGCCCGCAGCTGTTACTATGGATGACGCCGCCAACGACGTAATGAACTTGGCCAAGAAGGTCATCGAAGACATTAAGCAGGACCTGCCCCAGGCTCGCCTGTCCCAGTCCATCGAAAACATCATGAGCCTTGTCCGTAGCATCAACCGCTACTTCGAAATCAAGGCTCCCTGGAAGCTGGCCAAGGACCCGGCTCTCAAGGATGAACTGGCTACCGTTCTTTACGTGGCCGCAGAAGCCGTACGCCTCAGCCTTTGCATGCTGTGGCCGGTGATCCCCACCAAGGCAGAAGAAGGCCTGACCATGCTGGGCACCAAGTTCGAAAGTGCCGAAGATCTGGTCTGGGGTCTGTTGAAGGGTGGCGAAGTCTTCGGCGAAGGCAAGCCCCTGTTCCCCCGCATCGACGAAGAAGTGAATCCCCAGCAGCAACAGCAGCAGGCCAAGCCCAAGCAGAACAAGCCCCTGACCGCTGCCGATGTTCCTGCCGCCATGGACCTTCGCGCAGCAAAGATCGTGGAAGTGGCAGACCATCCGGATGCAACTTCCCTCTATGTTCTGAAGGTGGACGCAGGCGAAGGCGAACTCCGCACCGTTTGTTCAGGCCTGAAGGCTAGCTACGAAGCTTCTGAACTGAAGGACCGCATGATTCTTTTGTTCGCAAACCTGAAGCCCGCACCCCTTCGCGGTATCATGAGCGCAGGTATGCTCTTCGCAGGCGACCTGGAACCGGAAACCCACAAGTGCCGCCTGGTGGCCGTACCTGAAGGAGCAAAGCCCGGTGACCGCGCTTTGTTCAAGGGAGTCTCTCCCAGCGAACCGCGCGAACTGAAGCTGAAGGATTTCGACAAGATCGCTCTCTCCGTCAAGAACGGCGAAGTGTTCTGCACTGCAGGCGAAGGCGCTGCACCCATCGCGCTGGAAATCGGCGGCAAGGCCGTGACCTGCGACGTTCCGGAAGGAAACGGAGTGCATTAA
- a CDS encoding HD domain-containing phosphohydrolase: MDSSFAKILVIDDTKTNIEVLEGILCGEYDMYVALNGKKGLLLTEKVKPDLILLDVMMPEMDGYETLRQMKARGLVDDTPVIFLTAKADAKSEQTGLDLGAVDYIVKPFNPDLVRLRIKNQLEFKHQRDHLHELVDEKTRDLRKTLKVLLTSLGALSEYRDTDTGEHIKRTQVLVQMLAERLKNHPDFSAAIPSKEYIDFYATAAPLHDIGKVGIPDEILHKPARLTDEEREIMSKHPQMGYDVVYNATRELTNHPLIKIAADIILNHHERWDGKGYPNGIKGNEIPVGARLMAVADVYDALVSRRPYKEPYPHEVAAAEIQSGRGTQFDPAVVDAFMEIQSLLPALYEQFKDGII; encoded by the coding sequence ATGGATAGCTCATTCGCTAAGATTCTCGTTATTGACGATACGAAAACCAACATTGAAGTGTTGGAAGGTATCTTGTGCGGTGAGTACGACATGTATGTGGCCCTCAACGGAAAGAAGGGCTTGCTCCTGACCGAAAAGGTAAAACCGGATCTTATTCTCCTGGATGTGATGATGCCGGAGATGGATGGCTACGAAACCCTCCGCCAGATGAAGGCCCGGGGCCTTGTGGACGATACTCCGGTCATTTTCCTGACTGCAAAGGCTGACGCCAAGAGTGAACAGACTGGCTTGGACCTTGGTGCAGTGGACTACATTGTCAAACCCTTTAATCCGGATCTTGTTCGCCTTCGTATCAAGAACCAGCTGGAATTCAAGCACCAACGTGATCATCTCCACGAACTAGTGGATGAAAAGACTCGAGATCTTCGCAAGACTTTGAAGGTCCTGCTGACCAGCCTTGGTGCCCTTTCTGAATATCGTGATACGGATACGGGCGAACACATTAAGCGCACTCAGGTTCTTGTCCAGATGCTTGCTGAAAGACTGAAGAACCATCCTGATTTTAGCGCCGCTATTCCTAGCAAGGAATACATTGACTTTTATGCAACCGCAGCTCCCTTGCACGATATTGGCAAGGTGGGTATTCCTGATGAAATTCTCCATAAGCCAGCAAGGCTTACGGACGAAGAACGTGAAATCATGAGTAAGCATCCCCAGATGGGATACGACGTGGTGTACAATGCTACCCGTGAGTTGACGAATCATCCTTTGATAAAGATTGCTGCGGATATAATTTTGAATCACCATGAACGTTGGGATGGCAAGGGCTATCCTAATGGAATCAAGGGAAATGAAATCCCTGTTGGCGCAAGACTGATGGCAGTTGCTGACGTCTATGATGCCCTGGTTTCCCGTAGACCCTACAAGGAACCGTACCCTCATGAAGTTGCCGCTGCCGAAATTCAGAGTGGTCGCGGTACGCAGTTTGACCCTGCAGTTGTGGATGCCTTTATGGAAATTCAGTCCCTGCTGCCTGCCCTTTACGAACAGTTTAAGGACGGAATTATTTAG
- a CDS encoding response regulator produces the protein MTQNPLNDKRRRLRWRISFVYAIPMLVASVVLVCFFYFMVRSMFVTSAYSSAESNLKNKVVYSVEKLLTDYEKDFMDLAKKAQYYQAGALKGQTSKQILRDDGVVDLYYGSSKGEYSSARGMKLESGKSEFRTTAWYLEAARKKGLAFSGPNVRRDLGKMTMTLSHPIWDKNKRVTSVIAEDLDLHEIRTSMGSLARDEGGITLLLSKENDNLITYFPYETNMGKVVQDTVENLLEMVSGSFSADTLSAAEVLRFERTNEHHQRMVFMVVSLKNKPFYVIHAAQQNRIVSGVENHISAFILLVVLAVIILMGAAAIVSHMLFSRYIQRDLSDSVSSSTMFDTLLGSDNFRIILTNDTFDILHASAYVMDFLTDGDDIKGQILFKYIDSDQFKKFAHRVAMGGEMHASERKIRVPVKSFNGEIAWWGIFFQVLVEDNGEMRYLFMITDETSGIQKDTILDTIMMSADHSILIIFDRYLKVTYISKQLADFFGCEWKSLIGLKLDELKDIGLPENMIRSLKRSFSKQDLWKDSFELKSEALHTSVWFRGEACTLAMQETLVGYMLSMIDISEVVAAREIAEQATQAKSEFLANMSHEIRTPMNAIIGMAHLTSETQLDEHQRGFIDRISAAAKSLLGIINNILDFSKIEAKKQELENTQLVLQDVLGEVAALAEVRIDGKPIELIVDIDPEIPEILMGDPLRISQIFTNLINNATKFTEKGNITLRVEMLQRNAGSVKLSFSVIDTGIGMTPEQRSRLFNAFTQADGSTTRKYGGTGLGLVISKSLVELMGGQMQVESEPGVGSRFFFTITLPIAPASAAQPKWMDVEDFKGKNILLVDDCANLRTVLRRYLTMLQCVVEEASSVDEALDLIQAHDEAGEDPYDLFLVDYEMPILNGFDFVHGLNEKMVLVPKVLMHPIHFDESDMSRALGLGFCSCVPKPLQMGSLLSSMQEAVGLEPTYKKAKKKEKSKIYFKEAKVLLVEDNQMNQELAVSLLNSVGLTVVVANNGKESLEVLKKDAFDLVLMDIQMPVMDGLTATKEIRAREDEYFKKVPILAMSARAFQKDTEECFAAGMNAHIVKPIDPSLLYEEMAKFLAVASETPMVATADTEKEAISPEDREFVNQFQKVRDFDAETGFYHANSSRSIYLKIVQGFVRDYGNSSFDLHRLLENHDYELASRTVHTIKGLCGTIGAGQTQKLGSELEEQLSEKTCNPALLSSFENSLKNLIQDLEVVLVNVVQENTESAPKQADPEAQEKLKTAVTALKDALDNCSSTLCKRILDDVEYISFIPEQERLLRKLKEQIDDYDFTEAAETLEALEKTLA, from the coding sequence ATGACTCAAAATCCCTTAAATGACAAGCGTCGTCGCCTAAGATGGCGCATTTCTTTTGTTTATGCCATTCCCATGCTGGTGGCATCCGTTGTTCTTGTATGCTTTTTCTATTTCATGGTCCGCTCCATGTTCGTTACCTCTGCGTATTCTTCTGCAGAAAGCAACTTGAAGAACAAGGTGGTCTATAGCGTCGAGAAGCTTTTGACGGATTATGAAAAAGACTTCATGGACTTGGCCAAGAAAGCTCAGTACTATCAGGCAGGAGCCCTAAAGGGGCAAACATCCAAGCAGATTCTTCGGGATGATGGCGTGGTAGACCTGTATTATGGCTCCAGTAAGGGTGAGTATAGTTCTGCTAGGGGTATGAAACTGGAAAGCGGTAAGTCCGAATTCCGTACAACCGCATGGTATCTGGAAGCAGCCCGAAAGAAGGGGCTTGCGTTCTCTGGACCGAACGTTCGCCGTGATTTGGGAAAGATGACCATGACCTTGTCCCATCCCATTTGGGATAAGAATAAGAGGGTCACTTCCGTTATTGCGGAAGATCTGGATTTGCATGAGATCCGCACGTCTATGGGATCCCTTGCTCGTGATGAAGGTGGTATCACGTTGCTCCTGAGCAAGGAAAACGATAACCTGATCACCTATTTCCCTTATGAAACCAATATGGGTAAGGTGGTCCAGGATACGGTGGAAAACTTGCTGGAAATGGTTTCCGGAAGTTTTAGCGCGGATACATTAAGTGCCGCAGAAGTCCTTCGTTTTGAAAGAACCAATGAACATCATCAGCGCATGGTGTTCATGGTGGTGAGTTTAAAGAATAAGCCATTCTACGTGATTCATGCCGCCCAGCAGAACCGCATTGTATCCGGCGTGGAAAACCACATTTCTGCATTCATTCTTCTGGTTGTCCTTGCTGTGATTATCCTGATGGGTGCCGCCGCCATCGTGTCCCATATGCTGTTTAGTCGGTATATCCAGAGAGACCTGAGCGATAGCGTGAGCTCGAGTACCATGTTCGACACTTTGCTAGGAAGTGATAACTTTAGGATTATCCTGACGAATGATACCTTTGATATCCTCCACGCCAGCGCTTACGTCATGGACTTCCTTACGGATGGGGATGATATTAAGGGTCAAATTCTCTTTAAGTACATTGATTCTGATCAGTTCAAGAAGTTTGCACATCGTGTGGCGATGGGCGGTGAAATGCACGCCAGTGAACGCAAGATTCGTGTGCCAGTAAAGAGCTTTAATGGGGAAATCGCATGGTGGGGAATCTTCTTCCAGGTGCTGGTGGAAGATAACGGTGAAATGCGTTACCTCTTTATGATTACCGATGAAACCAGCGGTATTCAGAAGGATACCATCCTTGACACCATCATGATGTCTGCTGATCACTCTATCCTGATCATTTTCGACAGATACCTGAAGGTGACCTATATTTCCAAGCAGTTGGCCGATTTCTTTGGCTGCGAATGGAAATCCCTGATTGGTCTTAAGCTGGATGAACTGAAGGACATTGGTCTTCCAGAGAATATGATCCGATCCTTGAAGAGGTCCTTCAGCAAGCAGGATCTTTGGAAGGATTCCTTTGAATTAAAATCCGAGGCCTTGCATACCAGCGTCTGGTTCCGTGGCGAAGCCTGTACCTTGGCCATGCAGGAAACTCTGGTGGGCTACATGCTTTCCATGATCGATATTTCCGAAGTGGTGGCAGCTCGTGAAATTGCAGAACAGGCTACCCAGGCAAAGAGCGAATTCCTGGCCAATATGAGTCATGAAATCCGTACGCCTATGAATGCCATTATCGGTATGGCCCACCTGACTTCCGAAACACAGCTGGATGAACATCAGCGCGGATTTATCGATCGAATTAGCGCCGCAGCGAAGTCCTTGCTCGGAATTATCAACAACATCCTGGACTTCTCCAAAATTGAAGCCAAGAAGCAGGAACTTGAAAATACACAGCTTGTGCTTCAGGATGTGCTGGGTGAGGTGGCTGCCCTTGCGGAAGTCCGTATTGATGGAAAACCCATTGAACTGATCGTGGATATCGATCCTGAAATTCCGGAAATCCTGATGGGTGACCCTCTACGAATTTCTCAGATCTTTACCAACCTGATCAATAATGCAACCAAGTTTACGGAAAAGGGAAACATCACCCTCCGTGTTGAAATGCTCCAGCGCAATGCCGGTAGTGTCAAACTGTCCTTCAGTGTAATTGATACTGGCATCGGTATGACTCCGGAACAGCGTAGCCGTCTGTTTAACGCTTTCACTCAGGCGGATGGCTCTACAACGCGTAAGTATGGCGGTACTGGCCTGGGCCTGGTGATTTCCAAGTCCCTGGTGGAATTGATGGGTGGCCAGATGCAGGTGGAAAGTGAACCAGGTGTTGGTTCCAGGTTCTTCTTTACAATCACGTTGCCCATTGCACCTGCCTCTGCCGCTCAGCCCAAGTGGATGGACGTGGAGGATTTCAAGGGAAAGAATATTCTCCTTGTGGATGATTGCGCCAACCTGAGAACGGTCTTGCGCCGTTACTTGACCATGTTACAGTGCGTCGTGGAAGAAGCTTCTTCTGTGGATGAAGCCCTGGATTTGATTCAGGCTCATGATGAAGCAGGGGAGGATCCCTACGATTTGTTCCTGGTGGATTACGAAATGCCTATCCTGAACGGATTCGATTTTGTTCATGGTCTAAATGAAAAGATGGTCCTTGTTCCTAAGGTGCTGATGCATCCCATTCACTTTGACGAAAGTGACATGAGCAGGGCTTTGGGCCTGGGCTTTTGTAGTTGTGTTCCTAAGCCTCTCCAGATGGGCTCTCTCCTGAGTTCCATGCAGGAAGCCGTTGGACTTGAACCGACCTACAAGAAGGCGAAGAAGAAAGAAAAGAGCAAGATTTACTTTAAGGAGGCAAAGGTCCTGCTGGTGGAAGACAACCAGATGAACCAGGAACTGGCTGTGTCCTTGCTGAATAGCGTGGGTCTTACCGTGGTTGTTGCTAACAATGGTAAGGAATCCCTGGAGGTATTGAAGAAGGATGCCTTTGATCTGGTGCTGATGGATATTCAGATGCCTGTGATGGATGGCTTGACCGCAACTAAGGAAATTCGTGCCCGGGAAGATGAATACTTCAAGAAGGTTCCGATTCTTGCCATGAGTGCCCGAGCCTTCCAGAAAGATACGGAAGAATGCTTTGCTGCAGGTATGAATGCCCATATTGTGAAACCTATCGATCCGTCCCTGCTATACGAGGAAATGGCGAAGTTCCTGGCGGTTGCATCCGAAACGCCTATGGTTGCCACTGCCGATACGGAAAAGGAAGCTATTTCTCCGGAAGATCGCGAATTTGTGAACCAGTTCCAGAAGGTTCGTGATTTCGATGCGGAAACGGGCTTCTATCATGCCAATAGCAGCCGTAGCATTTACCTGAAGATTGTGCAGGGCTTTGTCCGTGATTATGGCAACAGCAGCTTTGATCTTCATCGTCTGCTGGAAAATCATGATTACGAATTGGCTTCCCGTACGGTACATACCATCAAGGGATTGTGCGGTACAATTGGTGCAGGTCAAACACAGAAACTTGGATCTGAACTGGAGGAACAGCTGTCTGAAAAGACCTGCAATCCTGCTCTCTTAAGTTCCTTTGAAAATAGCCTGAAGAATTTGATTCAGGATTTGGAAGTTGTTCTAGTTAATGTTGTCCAGGAAAATACGGAATCGGCCCCGAAACAGGCTGATCCTGAAGCTCAGGAGAAGCTGAAGACCGCCGTAACTGCCTTGAAGGATGCGTTGGATAACTGTTCTTCGACCCTCTGTAAGCGTATTCTGGATGATGTGGAATACATTTCCTTTATTCCGGAACAGGAACGCCTGCTTCGTAAACTGAAGGAACAGATTGATGATTATGACTTCACTGAAGCCGCTGAAACCCTTGAGGCTCTTGAAAAAACTCTAGCATAG
- a CDS encoding zinc ribbon domain-containing protein, translating to MKTNDSVTMTCPHCGAELKPDATFCRHCGSDKNTGWKDGAEFADEELPDYDEILENEFGEDSLGNKKRSKGMGVVGTIAAIIVALAFMAAMVLH from the coding sequence ATGAAAACAAACGATTCTGTAACCATGACTTGCCCCCACTGCGGCGCCGAACTTAAACCTGACGCCACCTTCTGCCGTCACTGTGGCAGCGACAAAAATACAGGTTGGAAGGACGGCGCAGAATTTGCCGACGAAGAACTCCCCGACTACGACGAAATCCTAGAAAATGAATTTGGAGAGGACTCCCTGGGCAACAAGAAAAGGTCCAAGGGAATGGGTGTCGTGGGCACCATCGCGGCCATTATCGTGGCATTAGCCTTTATGGCAGCCATGGTTCTGCATTAG
- a CDS encoding class II fructose-bisphosphate aldolase encodes MAVSYKELGLVNTKEMFKKAVAGGYAIPAFNFNTMEQMQAIVQASVKQKSPVIMQVSKGARNYANGTILRYMAQGAVEYAKELGCANPQIVLHLDHGDSFELCKDCIDNGFSSVMIDGSSLPYEENIALTKKVVEYAHAHDVTVEAELGVLAGVEDEVASEVSHYTKPEEVVDFATRTGCDSLAISIGTSHGAYKFKPEQCTRNADGILVPPPLAFDVLEAIEKELPGFPIVLHGSSSVPQDEVKTINENGGKLPDAVGIPEEQLRKASKSAVCKINIDSDSRLAMTAAVRKYFNEHPDHFDPRQYLKPARENMQKMYEHKIVDVLGSNDKL; translated from the coding sequence ATGGCAGTTTCTTACAAGGAACTCGGCTTGGTTAACACCAAGGAAATGTTCAAGAAGGCTGTTGCTGGTGGCTATGCTATCCCGGCTTTCAACTTCAACACCATGGAACAGATGCAGGCAATCGTTCAGGCTTCCGTTAAGCAGAAGTCTCCGGTGATCATGCAGGTTTCTAAGGGCGCTCGTAACTATGCTAACGGCACTATCCTCCGCTACATGGCTCAGGGTGCTGTTGAATACGCTAAGGAACTGGGCTGCGCAAATCCGCAGATCGTTCTCCACCTCGACCACGGTGACTCTTTCGAACTGTGCAAGGACTGCATCGACAACGGCTTCTCTTCCGTTATGATCGACGGTTCTTCTCTCCCGTACGAAGAAAACATCGCCCTCACCAAGAAGGTTGTTGAATACGCTCACGCTCACGACGTTACCGTTGAAGCTGAACTCGGTGTTCTCGCCGGTGTTGAAGACGAAGTTGCTTCTGAAGTTTCTCACTACACCAAGCCGGAAGAAGTTGTTGACTTCGCTACCCGTACTGGTTGCGACTCTCTCGCAATCTCCATCGGTACTTCTCACGGTGCTTACAAGTTCAAGCCGGAACAGTGCACTCGCAACGCTGACGGCATCCTGGTTCCGCCTCCCCTGGCATTCGACGTTCTCGAAGCCATCGAAAAGGAACTCCCGGGCTTCCCCATCGTTCTCCACGGTTCTTCTTCCGTTCCTCAGGACGAAGTTAAGACCATCAACGAAAACGGCGGTAAGCTCCCCGATGCAGTTGGTATTCCGGAAGAACAGCTCCGCAAGGCTTCCAAGTCTGCAGTTTGCAAGATCAACATCGACTCCGACTCTCGTCTCGCTATGACTGCTGCAGTTCGTAAGTACTTCAACGAACACCCGGATCATTTCGACCCGCGTCAGTACCTGAAGCCGGCTCGCGAAAACATGCAGAAGATGTACGAACACAAGATCGTTGACGTTCTTGGTTCTAACGACAAGCTTTAA
- a CDS encoding OmpA family protein, giving the protein MNKKIISLGLLAASMSFAAPLDECLAALNEAKATIPANALSAKLTLAQAQGVYNELLTVMADDEDSERIPALADNCQKYASIIKLQAETQTLRNKIAENWEKRNATNRSIEAIQEQIASARSGKMSSLAADLEAEKARLSQSKDQEARLQAEMQKNQEKFQAEAAAQEAALKAAGEREAELQQKLAEEQAALEAEKKALAEERAKAEARQQEAMNKLNELQSKMIQVSKDARGIILSMSDILFAVNKADLKQDLKTSLAKVAGILSVYQQFSVSIEGNTDNTGSEEHNMKLSQQRADNVMKFLVDQGIDASRLTAKGLGMTMPIADNSTKEGRQKNRRVDLVIQDKALQAQQPAAEQATPAAEQSVPAAEQPAPAAEQPAK; this is encoded by the coding sequence ATGAACAAGAAGATTATTTCTCTGGGCCTTCTGGCAGCTTCCATGAGTTTCGCCGCCCCTCTGGACGAATGCCTGGCAGCGTTGAACGAAGCCAAAGCCACCATTCCCGCAAACGCTCTTTCCGCAAAGTTGACCCTAGCACAGGCTCAGGGCGTCTATAACGAACTTCTTACGGTTATGGCCGACGACGAAGATTCCGAACGAATCCCGGCATTGGCAGACAACTGCCAGAAGTACGCAAGCATCATTAAGCTTCAGGCAGAAACCCAGACTCTCCGCAACAAGATTGCAGAAAACTGGGAAAAGCGCAATGCAACCAACCGCTCCATCGAAGCCATCCAGGAACAGATCGCCAGCGCCCGTAGCGGCAAGATGTCCAGCCTGGCAGCAGATCTGGAAGCAGAAAAGGCTCGACTGTCCCAGTCCAAGGATCAGGAAGCCCGCCTCCAGGCAGAAATGCAGAAGAATCAGGAAAAGTTCCAGGCCGAAGCAGCCGCCCAGGAAGCAGCACTAAAGGCTGCTGGTGAACGTGAAGCAGAACTCCAGCAGAAGCTGGCCGAAGAACAGGCCGCCCTGGAAGCAGAAAAGAAGGCTCTAGCCGAAGAACGCGCCAAGGCAGAAGCTCGCCAGCAGGAAGCCATGAACAAGCTGAACGAGCTTCAGTCCAAGATGATTCAGGTGTCTAAGGACGCCCGTGGCATTATCCTCTCCATGTCCGACATTCTGTTCGCCGTGAACAAGGCCGACCTGAAGCAGGACCTGAAGACCAGCCTTGCAAAGGTTGCCGGCATCCTCTCTGTCTATCAGCAGTTCAGCGTCTCTATCGAAGGTAACACCGACAATACGGGTTCCGAGGAACACAACATGAAGTTGTCCCAGCAGCGTGCCGACAACGTGATGAAGTTCCTGGTGGACCAGGGTATCGACGCAAGCCGTCTTACCGCCAAGGGCCTGGGTATGACCATGCCTATTGCAGACAACTCCACCAAGGAAGGTCGCCAGAAGAACCGTCGTGTGGATCTGGTGATCCAGGACAAGGCTCTGCAGGCCCAACAACCGGCGGCAGAACAGGCCACACCGGCAGCAGAACAGTCTGTTCCCGCGGCAGAACAGCCTGCACCGGCAGCAGAACAGCCTGCCAAGTAG
- a CDS encoding DUF4398 domain-containing protein, with amino-acid sequence MKAMYIASSIALTALLALTGCAGNKNTSTRSLGQAEATMTLANDAKLDAAVTADATAKLDSAKALQADGEEEQAQALAEQADLELRLALATAERDQAKKENEKVEKELRADVERKLIYQSILDKETKKEAK; translated from the coding sequence ATGAAGGCAATGTATATCGCTAGTAGTATTGCTTTGACTGCACTCTTGGCCCTTACCGGCTGTGCAGGCAACAAGAATACATCCACCCGTTCCCTCGGTCAGGCCGAAGCAACCATGACTTTGGCAAATGACGCCAAGCTTGACGCAGCAGTCACCGCCGATGCAACCGCCAAACTGGATTCCGCAAAGGCCCTGCAGGCAGATGGCGAAGAAGAACAGGCTCAGGCCCTCGCCGAACAGGCTGATCTCGAACTCCGCCTTGCCTTGGCAACCGCAGAACGCGATCAGGCCAAGAAGGAAAACGAAAAGGTGGAAAAGGAACTCCGCGCTGACGTAGAAAGAAAGCTCATCTATCAGAGCATTCTGGACAAGGAAACCAAGAAGGAGGCAAAGTAA